The region GCATGTGCAGGTGCACGTTCCACACGGTTGCCGCTCCGCAGGAACAGCTGGCAGCAGCCCTGATGGCGTGCCCATTCTTCCGCTGCAGCTACGAGTCTTTTGCCAAGGCCTTGTCCTCTAAGCTCCTCTGATACAATCAGCGCGGTAATCTCCGTAATACAATCGGCATGCTTGTAGTAGGACTTCACCTGCCGTAAACCGATCATTCCCACAACTTCGTTATTGAGCTCTGCGACCAGTGTGCAGTGGAACGGATCATGCTCCATGCCTTCCATTCTCTCTTTCATCACGCTAAGCGTTGTCGGATAGCCGAATTCACGCAAAAGGGCTGTCACTCTTTCCAGATCATTCATGCCGCATTTGCGAATTTGCAGTACCTGCTCCTGAGTACTACTGTTCATCCTTGTATACCTCCACTTGTAGCTTAGACGCAGCCTGCTTGGCCGTCATCCGCGCGATTTCAATATCTTCCGCTGAACTGAGTGTTACTGCCATCCGCCGTCCTGGGCGGATCTCCGGCTTGCCGAATACCCGGACCTGCGTGCGGGGAAGGGCCAGCGCCTCTTCAATCCCAGTCACCGCAAAAGCTTGTCCGGCTCCATCCGTCTTCAGGGTGGCCGAAGCTCCCGGTGTCAACAAACGTACCGCTTCCAGCGGAAATCCAAGAATGGCTCTGACATGCAGAGCAAATTCCGACAAGTCCTGCGTAATCATTGTAACCATACCTGTGTCATGCGGCCGGGGGGAAACTTCACTGAACAGAACCCCATCCGCGGTGAGAAACAGCTCCACACCAAAAATTCCATAACCGCCAAGCTGATCGGTAACCTTCCGTGCGATAGCCTCAGCCTCTTCCAGCTGCGCCCCGCTCATCTGATGCGGCTGCCAGGACTCTACATAATCGCCATCCTGCTGAATGTGGCCGATCGGCGGACAAAACACGGTTCCGCTAACCGAACGGACGGTAAGCAGTGTAATCTCGCTCTCAAAGGTAACAAAAGCCTCCACGATGACGCGTGTCCCCTTCGCACGTGCGCCTTCAAGCGCCGTATTCCAGCAGCCTTCCGCATCCTCTGGTGTTCTGCACACGCTCTGGCCTTTGCCTGATGAGCTCATGATCGGCTTAATCACACAAGGCGTTCCCAGCTCTGACACGGCCTGGCGAAGTTCATCCAGGCTGTCAGCGAACCGGTAGGCCGCTGTAGGCAGGCCCAGCTCTTCTGCCGCCAGACGGCGGATGCCTTCGCGGTCCATGGTCAGCCGAGCAGCACGGGCGGTAGGAACAACGAGGAATCCTTCTTCCTCCAGCTCCACCAGCGCCCCTGTAGCAATGGCTTCAATCTCCGGTACAATCAAATCCGGCTTCTCAGTACGGATAAGCTGCTTGAGTGCCTCTGCATCCAGCATGTCCAGTACATAAGAGCGGTGGGCCACGCCCATCGCGGGTGCCGCTTCATAACGATCCACAGCTACGGTCTCTACGCCAAGGCGCTGAGCTTCGATAATGACTTCCTTACCCAGTTCACCGCTGCCGAGCAGCAGCAGCTTTTTACTCCGGGCTGATAAAGGAGCTCCCCACATTGTCGACTCCAACCTCTTTTCGCAAATTTGTCTGCTGACTTCTCTGTTTCTGTAAAATGTCGCAGTTTGATTGTAAATTTTCAGTCTTCTTTATTTTCATCCATCATCCACCAGATTGCAAGTGTTCTTCGACATTTTCCTACAAACTTCACAGATGGCTGTTCAACAGACAAGTGAAAACGGTTTTATCACGTGAACCCTATAAAAACTTATATTTCGGCGAAAGCCTGCTCCTGGAGCCGTAATTCTTGGGCGATCCGGCCCCAATGCTCCGCACCATCACCCCCTTTCAGCAGCGCTGACATGGCTGCCTCCTGTTCGGACAGGCCTTCACGCAGCTGGTCTGCGGCCTGGGATAAGGCCGCTGCCGCTGCATCGGTGTAGAATGTCAACAGAGAGTCCTCTTGTCCTTGCGCTGCCGCAGCCACCGCTTCTTTGAACCACGGCTCGGCAGCCGCGCGGATCTCTGCCCGGCCCGGTCCCTCGAAAAAGTGGCGCGGAGATTTGAAGCGGCTCCACAGTCCAGCCCAGTCCAGCGGAGCCAGAACGCAGTTCAGCTTCGCAGGTGCGGGCCAGCGCTCATCCGGATTCTCCAGCAGCTTAAGCTCCTGATCCGGGATGGACAGCTCGGCAGCAGCCGCTGTGGCCGCCTGGGTCACGAATCTGCGCCCTGCCGACTCCAGCCGCAGGGTCGTTGCCCACAGCTCCTGCTCCAGTTCACGCAGAAGACTGCGCTCCAGCTCCCGCCCGCAGGCGATGAAGATGTCCTTCAGGTTCCCTCCGTCTTCCCGGAGAATGGATGGATGGAAGGACTCCTGGAAGGAACGCCCGAACGAAAAGGCAATCCGCTGCCGGACATGATAGAGAAGCTCTGCACCTTCACGGCGCAGGTCCCGGAGCGGCCGGTCTTCCTGCGCAAGCGCAGCCAGCCGCAGATTCGCCGCTTCCAGGCGCTGCCGGAACTGCTTCATTCCTTCCGCCTGCTGGTCCGCCTCCATCAGCGCAAGGCGTTGCCATTCTTCGGCGCGCCCGCGCACCGAGCTTAGGCTGTCCTTGGCTGCTGCCAAAGACAGTCCCGGCAGTTCATCACCAGCGAACGCGGAGAGTGCGGCTTCAAAGCTGCCGAACCCGGAGGCCTCGTAAGCCTCCCCCGCTCCGCTTGTCTTGCCCTCCAGCGCAAGCAGGCTGGACACGCTGTAGATCCGCGGCGAGGTCAGGCCTCCGGCCCGCAGATTTTGCGCCACATGCTGCTTCACCTCTTCAAGCTCGGTCTCGTCCGCTGCGAGGTCTGCGGCGTTGATGATGAAGAACATTTTGTCGAGTGCGAAGCTGTCTTTGATTCTCCCCAGCTGGGCAAGCAGGCTGCGGTCAGCCTTGGAGAAGGCGTGGTTATAGTAGGTCACGAAGCAGATAGCATCGGCGTTCTTCATGTAGCCGAAGGTTACACCGGTGTGCCGGGCATGTAAGGAATCTGCACCTGGCGTGTCCACCAATACGATGCCGCTACGTGTCAGCGGACTGTCATAATACAGATCCGTGCTCTGCACGAAGCAGGCGCGCTTCTCGTCAGCGACCAGGCTGCGGTATTCCGCCAGGCTGACCGTCCGCTCTGTTCCGAGCAGCGGACGGGATTCTTCCCATCCGGCGGCAGCTGCCCGCAGGAAGCCGGCATGCGGCAGCGCGGACGGATGGAGCCCGCCGGTCTGCAGCCGGGACACGGCTGCGGTCCACGAGTCGTGCTGCGGCGGCGTCAGCTGCAGCACACTGAAGGAATGGAGGATGTCCTCCCAGACCTCCTCCGCCCGCTTCATGGTGATGGCTGCCGTCCCGTGGGCGAAGCCGCCCTCCGGCGCCAGAATCCGCCCGACGGCCGCCGTGGCCGGATGCGGCGACACGGGCAGCACCTCTTCGCCCAGCAGGGCGTTGGCGAAGGAGGATTTGCCGGCGCTGAACGCTCCGAACAGCGCCATCGTGAAGCGGCCGCCGGCGAGGTCCTCCGCCCGCGCCGCCAGGCTGCGCGCCGCCGAGGCCATGGCCGGCTCGCTCCGCAGCACCCCGGCCGCCGCGTGCAGCGCCGCTGCGGCCTGCGTCAGCCGGCGGCGCCCGCCCGCCGGCTGTGCCGTGTCCGCCGCCCAAGCCGGGGCGGCGCTAGGGCTTGCCGCCGCTGCCGCGCGCGGCGGCGGTTCCGGGCTGGCGGCGCTAGGCGCGCCAGCCGCCAGGGGCGGCACCCCCGGCAGCGCGCCGGGGGTGAGGCTGCGGCGCGGCGGCAGCAGCGCCGCCAGGTCGTCCGCGCGGGCGGCAGCCGCGCGGTCCAGGGCGGCCAGCGCGGCGAGCGCCTGCGCCTGCCGCTGCAGGGCCGCCCGGCGGCGCGTAAGCTCCGCGCGCCGCTCCTCCACCAGCGGCGGCAGCTGCGCCAGCAGCGGCTCGCCGAAGGCCAGGACCGCGCGGCGGAACTGCGCCTTAATCTCTGCCGCAAGCGTGCGGCAGAAATTAAGCAACGCCTCGCCCGAAGCCCCGGTTCCCGGCTTCACCTGATCCGCCAGCCACTGCTGGCTCACCGCCGGGAAGGCCTGCTTCAGCAGCGGCTCCGCCTCCTCCTGCCACAGCTCCAGGCCTTCCGCCCATTCGCGCACGAGCTGGAGAGTGTGCCACTCCAGCTGGGCAGTGATCTCTCTCTGCTGAAGACCGTGCCAGTGCTGCAGCCGCGCTCCTTGCTCCTTCTCCCGCTTCGCAGCGGTGAAGAGCAGGCCGCGCCGGAAGCCCGGCTGGAGACTCTCGATGTACGCTCCAGCCGCATCCCGCAGATCGGCCGGCATCAGATTCGTGTTGCCGAGCAGAGCGTCCAGCCTGCTGCGAAGATCCGTCCGCGCCTCTTCTGGCAACTCCTCCAGCGATGCTTCCTCCTGCATCGTTGCCCGGATCTGTGCTTCCACAGCTTCCGCCGCTGCACCGCCAGTCTCTTCCAGCAGCGCAGCCCGCTCCTCCTCCTGCTGCTCACGATAATCGGCCAGGACAGCATCCGCAGTATGATGGATGGAACGGGACAAGCTGTATTCGAGCAACTCCTGCCGCTGCTCCAGCAGACCGGAGATCAATGCCAGCAGATCCTTCCACTGATTCAGCGGATGTCCCTCCACTTTAAGCGAAGTGAACAACAGCCCCGCAGAATGAATTCCCCATTCCCGGAAAGCGCTTTCTACTTGCTGCCGGTATTCCTCCAGCGGGATTTCCTGCTCTCTGTGCTTGTCGATCTGATTGATGATCAGATACAGCGGCTTGCCCCAGTCGCTAAGGCTTTTGGCAAACGCCAGATTATTCTCCGATTGCACATGATTGTAATCCATCACATAGAACACGGCATCGGCCAGATGCAGAGCCGAACGGGTCGCCGCCTGATGGCCTTCATCTGTCGAATCTACGCCGGGCGTATCCATCAGCACCCCGTGATCCCCCAGTACCGGGACATCCTCCCACACCTCTATCGCTGAATATTCAGTCCCCTGGCGGCAGTAATCCTGAAGCCGGTCAGGCGTAGTCTTGATCACCCCGTTATTTCCTCCGGTGCTTACGTCCACCGGATGCAGCAGCACCTGCGGTGCTCCGCTACGGATCGATACAATATTCGCACTGGTTGGAACCGGACCCGAAGGCAGTACGGCCTTACCGCAGAGCTTATTAATCATGCTTGACTTCCCTGCCGAGAAATGTCCGCAGAATGCCAGCGTCAGCTCATCTGCCTGCTCCTTGACCCTTAGATCCGCCACGATCTGCGCACTCTTCTGTTCTCCCCATTGCTTCAACCGTTCCTCCAGCAGCCTAAGCGCTGATGACCCCGCTGTAACCTGCTCCACTCTTTCCCGTTCTGCTCCCACAACATCCCGCCTCCGCTGCAATCTATAGCTTCTTTCATTATTATTACATTTGTATGATTTATCTCACTGCAAGAATAGAATAATTATATTTTATCATCAGATCGTCACAAATCAAATATCCACATTTACAAAATCAGCTATAAACCTTCACGAAAAACAAGATTTCGCAGATGCCATTCCAGCCTCGCCCGCAAACCCTGCTTCGATGGGTCGGAACAACATCATCCTAACGGATCAATAAAATTAACTTCGTGCGAACACCATGTATGCTGTTTTTCACATACATTTGCTCCGCCCACCCCGTAGTTGCACAATGTACACTGTTATTCACATACATTTGCCCCGCTCACCCCCGTAGTTGTACAATATATGTTATTTTCCACATACATTCGGCACACACGCCCGCACATCAGTAAATGTATGCTGTTTTCCACATACATTTGGTCATAAGCCGCTGTACCAGCCAAATTATATTCGCTTTTAAGCATACCTTCAGCCTTCAATCATATTCAGCATCAAAGTCATTCTACGAATCAATTAAAGAATATTTCCTATTCAACAAAAAAAGAGGCTGCCCCGTCAGCCACTTCATGGCTATGGGACAACCTCTCTAATGAACTCCAATCAAATTAAGCTGTTTCCAGCACTGGAAGCAGGATTTCAAAGACTTTGCCGTGCTGCAGAATGGTCAGGCCACGGGATTTGTCTTTCATTACGACAACCTCTGGCTTCGCGGACATACGCTCCAGATAGAACTCAGGCACATCGCCGGAATGGCTGATGGTGATGCCTTCCACTTCCTGCTCTTCGTTCTCTTCCATCGGGCTGTCCACTACGCGGTCAAAAATATCGGAAAATGCTTCAAAATTATCGGTATATACAGAAATGCACTTCATCTCTATCCCATCCTCTTCTTCTCTAATTCTTGTTTAGCTTTCGTATGATCCTTAGCTTTCCTGATTACAGCAGTTTTCATACGTTTTTTGCCCTCCCGGCATACATCCAGCAGCGGGCAGATCTGGCATGCAGGATTCTGAGCCTTACAGTGATATCGCCCGAAAAAGATCAGCCGGTGGTGCGTCAGCGTCCATTCATCACGCGGCACCGCCTTCATCAGCTTCTTCTCCACTTCCAGCACGGAATCTTTCCAGCCCGCAAGCGCGAGCCGTTTGGCTACCCGTTCCACATGAGTATCCACGGCAATCGCCGGCACTCCGAACGCATTCGATACGACCACATTCGCAGTCTTGCGTCCGACACCTGGCAGAGTTACCAGCAAATCATGGGCCTGCGGCACTTCACCCCCGTACTGCTCAATCAGGATGGTGCAGAGGTTCTGAATATGCTTGGCCTTGTTGCGGAATAGACCAATCCGCCGGATATCCAGCTCCAGCTCTTCCAGCGGTACTGAGATATAGTCGATCGGAGCCTTGTACTTCTGAAACAGGTCCTCGGTCACCTTGTTCACTGTTGCATCCGTACATTGGGCTGAGAGCAGCACGGCTATGGTAAGCTCAAAAGCGTTGCTGTGATTCAGCTCACAATGTGCATCAGGGAACATGCCTCCGATAGTGTCCAGGATGTGGCGGACCTCTGCAGCTTTCATAGCGTCCCCTCCACGGAGCAGGTATAACTGCAAATTCTCTTGCAGCATATCTTCTCAATTTCTTACGAAATATAAGCAAAGATACATTATATCGTATACTTTCGTAGCGTTCAAGCGAACACCGTGCTGCCCTTATATTTCAAAAAAAACGCCTTGATCCAAGGCAAACCCAAGGATCAAGACGGTGTTTCACACGGAAAATCACCAAAACGATTATTGTTTCACAATTTCTACAACCTTACCATTGTTGAAATACATTATAATATTATCATTTTCTTTGAGAGATTGCACGGGTAAAGTCGTGTCACCTTGATGAATATATACATTTGGGGCAAGCCCAAACGTATTATTCTCATTCAGCGTGGCGCGTTTGGTGTAAATTTCATTCGTTGCGCTCTCATAACGGGCGAATGTCCGGTTCAACTGACTGAACACGGAGATGATCACTACACCAGCCGCATCCTTACGCACCAATACCCGGTCTGCTGTGGTAAGTCCGCTCAGAGCGTTCGTTGCAACACCATCCCGGAGGATTCTTACTCCGCTGCCCGCAGTATAAGGCTGAGAGGCTCCCGTATAATCTTTCACGGTGAACGTACCTGCTGCGGCATCCACTGCCGTTACCTGTCCGGCAACCTGTTTCACCGACTGCAGCGCCAGCGGTGTGGAACCGTCAAAGCTGAGATTCACGAAATCTCCGGCTTTCAGCTCAGTCAGGGCGATCTTCTGGCCTGCTTCGTTGGTAAGCGGTACATTCGCCAGGTTCAGCTCGCTGCTGTTGCTGCCACCCTCAAGCTTCACGGTCATTTTGCCCGCGCCCGCATTAATGGTAGCAATCTCGAACTGGGACGACCCGTTCACCCGCAGCACAGAGATGAGCTCCTGATTGCTGGCAAGCACTGCCGTTACCGGCACATTGAGCGGAACATCGGTGATGACTGCCCCGCTTTTGCCAAACATTTCAATGGCCTGCGGATAAGACATCGTCAGCAATTGTCCGTTACCCAGCTTGAACACAATCGTCCTGGCCGAAGTATTGATTGCCGTCAGGGTGCCGGAATATTTGGTTGTCAAATCAACAGACATTGCACGCTCATTAATGGAGGTCACATCAATCTTGCGGTTCTCAACCAGTCTGAACCCCATGGTGGTCAGCGAAGTGGTAATCAGCCCGCCGTAAGACATCTTTGTTTTCTCATCCATTTTGACCACATGAGCCTTGCCGTTATTGTCCGTGAAGGTCAGGTACTGGGTCTTAGCGTTATAATCCACAACGGTAGCAGCCGCGTACTGTTCGATCTGACGGCTCAGCACCTCAATCTTGGTCACCTGGTCATTGCTGTTCAGCGTAAGCTGCACATTGTCTCCGCCTGTTTTGTCAGCAATCAGGTCAGCCATCACCGGACTTACAGCGTTCGGAATCACAATGGCCGGATTAGCAGCAAGCAGATTGACCTCACGGGTGCCATCACTCTTCTGATAGACAATCGTTGAATCTGTCAACTCATAGATGAAGCCCTTCATTATGCGCTCCACTCCTGAGGTCACTTCCACGGAACGGATCGTATTATCCTTGATGGTATAAGAGACAGCAGCACCGGCTTTCAGCTCCGCGGGCTGAATAATAGAATTCTGGGAGCTGAACAGCGTGGTCCCTTCTTCCCATTTGAACATTTCTACTGTGCCGTCGGCGTTCTTGAACGTAATGCTCTTGGCAGCAGTGTCAACGCTTTGAACCGTGCCTTTAGCCGTCTTGTTCACAATACCGGAGGTGACCTGCACCTTCACAACCTTGCGGAAACCCGTGAAAGTTTCACGCAGCAGCGTAAGCTTGCTGCCGGCAGTGATCGAAGCAGGCTGAATAACCGCACCGTTCACATCCAAGAAGGCTGTGCCCGAATCGTAAGGATACTGATCGTATCCATTCGCGGAATCGACCCAGATGATACCCGGTGTATGCTTGGTGAACACACCCTCCGCCTGCTCAACCTGAACTGCCGGATCTGTCAGCTCTACATAAGCTGCGCTATAGGTAGCTCCAATGACAGTCACCTTCGTATAAGGCTGGATCTCGTTCATAGAAATGCGATTCTCGGATGTACTGGTGTAGTAGGCGGTATTGGCATTCAGAGTGAACTCCAGCGTGCTGCCGTTAGTGTACAATCCCAGCTTGCCATCCTTAAGAGAACTGATTGTTCCTTTGAACGTATTGTCATACTCCAGGTTATTATGCGCTTCAGCACGGCTGAAGAAGGTAGCGAGCTGCGCACGGGTCACAGCGCCTTGCGGATCGAAGCGGTTGCCGGTTAGCCCGTTCGCCAGTCCCAGTTCCACTGCTGTGTTAATGTAGCCGCGTTTGTTGGCAGACACTTTGGCGTCATCGGCAAAGCCTGTCGGCCGGCTTGCGGCCGCAGAAGCTGATGCACTCTGGCCAAGCGCACGGATCAGCAGCTCCGCGACCCATTCACGGCTGGCCTTGCGCTCGCCCCACGAGCTTTTAAGATTATCTGCAGCCATCTCAGTGGTCTTGTCCAGCAGACCTTGCTGGAAGGCTAAGATTACATATGGCTTGTAATAGTTCGTAACCGCAAAATCATTAGGCAGCGCAACTTCGGTACTGGTGTTCACATTCCCCTGCAGCTTCATGAAGCGCAGTGCCATCAGCACCGCTTCCTGCTGGGTCACAGAATCGCCAGGACGGAACAGGCCGTTATTGCCGACCACAATCCCCTGAGTTGCCAGCTTATAGATATGCTTTTCGGCCCAGAAGCCCGTCTTGACATCACTGAAGATCCCTGAACCAGTTACAGCCGTCTGCGGAGCTCCAGCAGCAGCGGTTGCTCCGGTTGAAGCGTTGTCGGCAAAGGCAGCCCCTGCCCCGCCAAGCACCATCGCACCGGCCAGAACGGCAGAGACCGCTTTTACAGAATAAGATTGAACCGTACGCTTTAATCGTTTTGGACCGGACAATTCGATATTCCCCTCTCTATGGCATATCTGGATTTCTATGTTGTTAATTTCGTTAGCCATCCGGCTTATTCCTGCCTAATGCCTATAATCCGTTGTTCTCGCGGGTGATGGGATGCACAAGATCCACATGCCCCATCAAGCTCTCCACCTGTTCTCCGTCTACCAGCACATCGATATTCTTCACTTCATCGAACTGGAAGAACATCTGTGACAATGCGCCGATCGCCAGAGCCTCGCCGCCTGCGCCAAGCTGCGCCTCATCCGGCTTATGAATATCCATCACAATCTGTCCATTGGAGAATTCCAGTGATTTCAGTTCAATCTTGTTCCACAGCGGAATCTGCTCAGCATTATCGCTCTTCTGAAGTGTTTTGAAGGCTTCCGTATATTTCTCCTTGGCATCCTTGAAGGTGATTGAGACTTCAGCCGGAACCAAGTCGTTCTGTTGCAGGTCTGTATAATACGTCTTGATCTTAAGACTCTGCTTCTCAGGCACTGCCGGTGCCTCCGTAGCCGCCGGAGTTACAGTTGCTGTAGGCTCAGGCGTGCTTGTAGCTGCCGGTGTGGCAGTGGGAGTAGCGGGAGTGTCATTCCCGGCATTGTTTCCTTCAGCGCCGCTGGATACCGAGGTTGAATCCTGACCGGACGCATTGCCCGGTGCTGCAGTAGGTTTATCTCCGCAGCCCGAAATTACGAGAAGCAGCATCGCAGCGATCCCTGCATATGTTAATTTCTTGTTCATTTGATTAACCCCCTCAGATGAATATGGGCAGGAGGGACCGCAAAGTCCTTTTGACCGCAATATAGGGTCTTCATCCGACTCTGCGGCCCCTGCTGCCGCCCGTTGTTATTGAATCCCGAGATACTCTTTAATTCCGCTGACCATTGATGCGGCTACATTGTTCTGCAGTGCTTCAGTGAACAGCAGAGCCTCGTCCTTTTTATTGCTGAGATAGCCAACCTCAAGCAGCACCGCAGGCATCTTCGTTTCGCGTATCACATGGAAGTTGCCGTAACGTACTCCCCTGTCGCTAAGTCCGGTAGCCTGCACAAGATACTTATGCATCACATTGGCCAGAGCCTTGCTGGCGTCCCGCTGATAGTAGGTCTCCGTTCCGCTAGAAGCCGCTGATCCGCTGCTGTTGGCATGGACGGATATGAATAAATCTGCGCCGAGATTATTGGCAATTGCCGCCCTTTCCTTCAATTCAAGGAAAGTATCATCGCTGCGCGTCAGCACCACATCAATCTTGTTCTCCTGTCTCAGCAGAGCAGCCGCCTTCAGAATTACGGCCAGGTTAAAGTTCTTCTCGTACTTTCCGGTAATGCCTACAGCCCCTGAATCCTTCGCACCATGTCCGGCATCGAGCACAACCAGCTTGCGCCCGCTGTTCCCGGGCTGCGTTGAAGTGTCGCCTGAAGCCGGTGCGTTCAAATCAATGACAATGAGCTTTGAGGAATCTCCCGACACCTCTACGCTATAATTTTTGGGGGTATTAAGATCAATTACAAATCGGACTGTATAAGGATTAGTGCTATACAGCGAATAGCGGATACCGGAGACATCCGGATAATCCGTAACTGTCAGGCTCCCGTTCAGGTCAGGGTCAAGGATTTGTCCTGTTCCGAAAATGTCCGAGAACGTGGCATTCGGCAGATCAACGATGATTCGGTCCGGTCCGCTGATCTTGGAGACCTTCGGCTCCGCATTGCCGTCTATGGCAATCGAGAACCTGTTCTCATTGAAGCTGATGCCGTTGATCATGCTCAGGCTGCTTGAGGGTTCTCCCGGCGGCACTACAACCGTTCCTCCGTCCCCATTGCTTTGTCCCGGGTCAATGTTAGGCTCGGGAATGGACGGGGTAATAAGATCTACAATCTTCTTCGTGTTATCCCATTTGACCGTAAGTCCGAACTGCTCACCAATGAACCGGATCGGTACGAGCGTCGTGCCGTTCCGCAGGAGAGGGGCCGTAGTCAAGACCGCTGTCTTGCCGTCAACGGAAGCTGCCGTCTGACCTACGATCAGTTGAATGGCCTTTCCCTGCTGTTCAATCTTGATGGTCTTGCTTGTCTGATTCCAATCCACCTTGTATCCAAGGTTCTCAGCAATCATTCTTAGCGGCACCATGATGGAGTTATTTACATTTTCCACCGGAACGTCTTGTCCTGCATTCAGTTCCTGGCCATCCAGGAAGATCTTGTTCTGGCCAGCAGCGGCTTGTCCATGCCCCGGCAGCACCACAACAAAG is a window of Paenibacillus sp. FSL H3-0469 DNA encoding:
- a CDS encoding N-acetylmuramoyl-L-alanine amidase family protein; translated protein: MKKFAFMLLLLLFVVVLPGHGQAAAGQNKIFLDGQELNAGQDVPVENVNNSIMVPLRMIAENLGYKVDWNQTSKTIKIEQQGKAIQLIVGQTAASVDGKTAVLTTAPLLRNGTTLVPIRFIGEQFGLTVKWDNTKKIVDLITPSIPEPNIDPGQSNGDGGTVVVPPGEPSSSLSMINGISFNENRFSIAIDGNAEPKVSKISGPDRIIVDLPNATFSDIFGTGQILDPDLNGSLTVTDYPDVSGIRYSLYSTNPYTVRFVIDLNTPKNYSVEVSGDSSKLIVIDLNAPASGDTSTQPGNSGRKLVVLDAGHGAKDSGAVGITGKYEKNFNLAVILKAAALLRQENKIDVVLTRSDDTFLELKERAAIANNLGADLFISVHANSSGSAASSGTETYYQRDASKALANVMHKYLVQATGLSDRGVRYGNFHVIRETKMPAVLLEVGYLSNKKDEALLFTEALQNNVAASMVSGIKEYLGIQ